One Danio rerio strain Tuebingen ecotype United States chromosome 22, GRCz12tu, whole genome shotgun sequence genomic window carries:
- the LOC100150670 gene encoding uncharacterized protein isoform X1, with product MTSTLTRSFSVKSSELSSAAISERQRQSLLKDSEKMSDPEPCRIKQEETEELIDVVGMEESEELSEDEEKHHVRSEDTHSKDKDVFVTEGGTAKSFTCTECGNRFNRKYALELHMRIHSGEKPHKCSHCDKRFNQLGHLKTHERTHTGEKPYTCAQCGKSFTQSSSCNQHMLIHTGEKPHQCDQCSRTFSRLSELKEHLRVHSNEKPYACSECGKSFTRQSSLNEHQKIHTGVREHVCIECGKAFIKSADLKRHQMIHTAEKPYTCALCGMSFKQSSHLNKHMLNHVVENPYKCSHCDKRFSQLRLMKTHEREHLTNEKPHSCSECEKSFTLLSILHEHRKIHTGVRKFVCVKCEKTFITARDLKRHQMIHTGEKPFTCTQCGIGFKQSSHLSKHMLIHTGEKPHKCDQCDKAFSRASQLKDHLRYHTQEKPYSCPVCGKSFARLQVLNAHQKIHAGVRAHACFECEKTFVRATDLKQHQMIHTGERPFVCSHCNKTFRHSGHLVAHERIHTGEKPYSCAQCGKSFRVSSSRNEHMMLHTGEKPHKCDQCGKTFLRPAELRKHLTVHEKEEPYSCSLL from the exons ATGACGTCAACGCTGACGCGTTCATTCAGCGTCAAATCTTCggagctgag CTCTGCCGCCAtcagtgaaagacaaagacagagtttattgaaggacagtgagaagatgagtgatccagaaccctgcagaattaaacaggaagagactgaagaactaatag ATGTGGTAGGGATggaggagagtgaagaactgagtgaagatgaggagaaacatcatgtcagAAGTGAAGATACTCACTCAAAGGACAAAGACGTTTTTGTAACGGAAGGAGGAACAGCCAAAAGTTTCACCTGCACTGAGTGCGGAAACCGCTTTAACCGAAAATATGCTCTCGAgcttcacatgaggatccacagcGGAGAGAAACCgcacaagtgttcacactgcgacaagagattcaatCAGTTAGGACACCTGAAAACGCAcgagaggactcacactggagagaaaccctacACGTgtgctcagtgtgggaagagtttcactcAGTCATCTTCCTGTAATCAGCACATgctgatccacaccggagagaaaccgcaCCAATGTGATCAATGCAGCAGAACGTTTTCCAGGCTTTCAGAGCTGAAGGAGCATCTCCGAGTTCATTCAAACGAGAAGCCTTATGCATGCTCTGAGTGCGGAAAGAGCTTTACAAGACAGTCGAGTTTAAATgaacatcagaagatccacactggtgtgagagagcaTGTGTGCATTGAGTGTGGGAAGGCTTTCATTAAATCCGCAGACTTGAAGCGGCACCAGATGATCCACACTGCTGAGAAACCGTACACGTGTGCTTTGTGTGGGATGAGTTTTAAACAGTcgtcacaccttaataaacacatgctaAACCACGTTGTTGAGAACCCTTACAAGTGTTcgcactgcgacaagagattcagccAGTTAAGACTcatgaaaacacatgagagggaGCATCTTACAAACGAGAAGCCTCATTCATGTTCTGAGTGTGAGAAGAGCTTTACActgctgtcaattttacatgAACATcggaagatccacactggtgtacGAAAGTTTGTGTGCGttaagtgtgagaagactttcaTTACAGCTCGAGACTTGAAGCGACAccagatgatccacactggagagaaaccgttcacctGTACTCAGTGCGGGATTGGCTTTAAACAATCATCACACCTCAGCAAACACATGCtcatccacaccggagagaagccgcaCAAATGTGACCAATGCGACAAAGCTTTTTCGAGAGCTTCTCAGCTGAAGGACCATCTTAGATATCATACACAGGAGAAGCCTTATTCGTGTCCTGTGTGCGGGAAGAGTTTTGCACGTTTACAAGTTTTAAACGCCCATCAGAAGATCCACGCTGGTGTGAGAGCGCACGCATGCTTCGAGTGCGAGAAGACTTTTGTTAGGGCTACAGACCTGAAGCAGCAccagatgatccacactggagagaggccgttcgtgtgttcacactgcaacaaAACATTCAGACATTCGGGACATCTGGTAGCGCACGagaggatccacaccggagagaagccgtactCGTgtgctcagtgtgggaagagtttcagagtTTCATCGTCCCGCAATGAACACATGATgctccacactggagagaaaccgcatAAATGTGATCAGTGCGGCAAAACGTTTTTGAGGCCTGCAGAGCTGAGGAAACATCTGACAGTTCATGAAAAGGAGGAGCCGTATTCATGTTCTTTGTTATGA
- the LOC100150670 gene encoding uncharacterized protein isoform X2 yields the protein MSDPEPCRIKQEETEELIDVVGMEESEELSEDEEKHHVRSEDTHSKDKDVFVTEGGTAKSFTCTECGNRFNRKYALELHMRIHSGEKPHKCSHCDKRFNQLGHLKTHERTHTGEKPYTCAQCGKSFTQSSSCNQHMLIHTGEKPHQCDQCSRTFSRLSELKEHLRVHSNEKPYACSECGKSFTRQSSLNEHQKIHTGVREHVCIECGKAFIKSADLKRHQMIHTAEKPYTCALCGMSFKQSSHLNKHMLNHVVENPYKCSHCDKRFSQLRLMKTHEREHLTNEKPHSCSECEKSFTLLSILHEHRKIHTGVRKFVCVKCEKTFITARDLKRHQMIHTGEKPFTCTQCGIGFKQSSHLSKHMLIHTGEKPHKCDQCDKAFSRASQLKDHLRYHTQEKPYSCPVCGKSFARLQVLNAHQKIHAGVRAHACFECEKTFVRATDLKQHQMIHTGERPFVCSHCNKTFRHSGHLVAHERIHTGEKPYSCAQCGKSFRVSSSRNEHMMLHTGEKPHKCDQCGKTFLRPAELRKHLTVHEKEEPYSCSLL from the exons atgagtgatccagaaccctgcagaattaaacaggaagagactgaagaactaatag ATGTGGTAGGGATggaggagagtgaagaactgagtgaagatgaggagaaacatcatgtcagAAGTGAAGATACTCACTCAAAGGACAAAGACGTTTTTGTAACGGAAGGAGGAACAGCCAAAAGTTTCACCTGCACTGAGTGCGGAAACCGCTTTAACCGAAAATATGCTCTCGAgcttcacatgaggatccacagcGGAGAGAAACCgcacaagtgttcacactgcgacaagagattcaatCAGTTAGGACACCTGAAAACGCAcgagaggactcacactggagagaaaccctacACGTgtgctcagtgtgggaagagtttcactcAGTCATCTTCCTGTAATCAGCACATgctgatccacaccggagagaaaccgcaCCAATGTGATCAATGCAGCAGAACGTTTTCCAGGCTTTCAGAGCTGAAGGAGCATCTCCGAGTTCATTCAAACGAGAAGCCTTATGCATGCTCTGAGTGCGGAAAGAGCTTTACAAGACAGTCGAGTTTAAATgaacatcagaagatccacactggtgtgagagagcaTGTGTGCATTGAGTGTGGGAAGGCTTTCATTAAATCCGCAGACTTGAAGCGGCACCAGATGATCCACACTGCTGAGAAACCGTACACGTGTGCTTTGTGTGGGATGAGTTTTAAACAGTcgtcacaccttaataaacacatgctaAACCACGTTGTTGAGAACCCTTACAAGTGTTcgcactgcgacaagagattcagccAGTTAAGACTcatgaaaacacatgagagggaGCATCTTACAAACGAGAAGCCTCATTCATGTTCTGAGTGTGAGAAGAGCTTTACActgctgtcaattttacatgAACATcggaagatccacactggtgtacGAAAGTTTGTGTGCGttaagtgtgagaagactttcaTTACAGCTCGAGACTTGAAGCGACAccagatgatccacactggagagaaaccgttcacctGTACTCAGTGCGGGATTGGCTTTAAACAATCATCACACCTCAGCAAACACATGCtcatccacaccggagagaagccgcaCAAATGTGACCAATGCGACAAAGCTTTTTCGAGAGCTTCTCAGCTGAAGGACCATCTTAGATATCATACACAGGAGAAGCCTTATTCGTGTCCTGTGTGCGGGAAGAGTTTTGCACGTTTACAAGTTTTAAACGCCCATCAGAAGATCCACGCTGGTGTGAGAGCGCACGCATGCTTCGAGTGCGAGAAGACTTTTGTTAGGGCTACAGACCTGAAGCAGCAccagatgatccacactggagagaggccgttcgtgtgttcacactgcaacaaAACATTCAGACATTCGGGACATCTGGTAGCGCACGagaggatccacaccggagagaagccgtactCGTgtgctcagtgtgggaagagtttcagagtTTCATCGTCCCGCAATGAACACATGATgctccacactggagagaaaccgcatAAATGTGATCAGTGCGGCAAAACGTTTTTGAGGCCTGCAGAGCTGAGGAAACATCTGACAGTTCATGAAAAGGAGGAGCCGTATTCATGTTCTTTGTTATGA
- the LOC100150670 gene encoding uncharacterized protein isoform X3: MNAYCCNMLLNSFSDVVGMEESEELSEDEEKHHVRSEDTHSKDKDVFVTEGGTAKSFTCTECGNRFNRKYALELHMRIHSGEKPHKCSHCDKRFNQLGHLKTHERTHTGEKPYTCAQCGKSFTQSSSCNQHMLIHTGEKPHQCDQCSRTFSRLSELKEHLRVHSNEKPYACSECGKSFTRQSSLNEHQKIHTGVREHVCIECGKAFIKSADLKRHQMIHTAEKPYTCALCGMSFKQSSHLNKHMLNHVVENPYKCSHCDKRFSQLRLMKTHEREHLTNEKPHSCSECEKSFTLLSILHEHRKIHTGVRKFVCVKCEKTFITARDLKRHQMIHTGEKPFTCTQCGIGFKQSSHLSKHMLIHTGEKPHKCDQCDKAFSRASQLKDHLRYHTQEKPYSCPVCGKSFARLQVLNAHQKIHAGVRAHACFECEKTFVRATDLKQHQMIHTGERPFVCSHCNKTFRHSGHLVAHERIHTGEKPYSCAQCGKSFRVSSSRNEHMMLHTGEKPHKCDQCGKTFLRPAELRKHLTVHEKEEPYSCSLL; encoded by the coding sequence aTGAATGCGTACTGCTGTAACATGTTACTTAATTCATTTTCAGATGTGGTAGGGATggaggagagtgaagaactgagtgaagatgaggagaaacatcatgtcagAAGTGAAGATACTCACTCAAAGGACAAAGACGTTTTTGTAACGGAAGGAGGAACAGCCAAAAGTTTCACCTGCACTGAGTGCGGAAACCGCTTTAACCGAAAATATGCTCTCGAgcttcacatgaggatccacagcGGAGAGAAACCgcacaagtgttcacactgcgacaagagattcaatCAGTTAGGACACCTGAAAACGCAcgagaggactcacactggagagaaaccctacACGTgtgctcagtgtgggaagagtttcactcAGTCATCTTCCTGTAATCAGCACATgctgatccacaccggagagaaaccgcaCCAATGTGATCAATGCAGCAGAACGTTTTCCAGGCTTTCAGAGCTGAAGGAGCATCTCCGAGTTCATTCAAACGAGAAGCCTTATGCATGCTCTGAGTGCGGAAAGAGCTTTACAAGACAGTCGAGTTTAAATgaacatcagaagatccacactggtgtgagagagcaTGTGTGCATTGAGTGTGGGAAGGCTTTCATTAAATCCGCAGACTTGAAGCGGCACCAGATGATCCACACTGCTGAGAAACCGTACACGTGTGCTTTGTGTGGGATGAGTTTTAAACAGTcgtcacaccttaataaacacatgctaAACCACGTTGTTGAGAACCCTTACAAGTGTTcgcactgcgacaagagattcagccAGTTAAGACTcatgaaaacacatgagagggaGCATCTTACAAACGAGAAGCCTCATTCATGTTCTGAGTGTGAGAAGAGCTTTACActgctgtcaattttacatgAACATcggaagatccacactggtgtacGAAAGTTTGTGTGCGttaagtgtgagaagactttcaTTACAGCTCGAGACTTGAAGCGACAccagatgatccacactggagagaaaccgttcacctGTACTCAGTGCGGGATTGGCTTTAAACAATCATCACACCTCAGCAAACACATGCtcatccacaccggagagaagccgcaCAAATGTGACCAATGCGACAAAGCTTTTTCGAGAGCTTCTCAGCTGAAGGACCATCTTAGATATCATACACAGGAGAAGCCTTATTCGTGTCCTGTGTGCGGGAAGAGTTTTGCACGTTTACAAGTTTTAAACGCCCATCAGAAGATCCACGCTGGTGTGAGAGCGCACGCATGCTTCGAGTGCGAGAAGACTTTTGTTAGGGCTACAGACCTGAAGCAGCAccagatgatccacactggagagaggccgttcgtgtgttcacactgcaacaaAACATTCAGACATTCGGGACATCTGGTAGCGCACGagaggatccacaccggagagaagccgtactCGTgtgctcagtgtgggaagagtttcagagtTTCATCGTCCCGCAATGAACACATGATgctccacactggagagaaaccgcatAAATGTGATCAGTGCGGCAAAACGTTTTTGAGGCCTGCAGAGCTGAGGAAACATCTGACAGTTCATGAAAAGGAGGAGCCGTATTCATGTTCTTTGTTATGA